From Camelina sativa cultivar DH55 chromosome 7, Cs, whole genome shotgun sequence, one genomic window encodes:
- the LOC104701524 gene encoding heat stress transcription factor A-9-like yields the protein MDGGDSNGDPMTLGSFFRSQLYEMVDDPSTDSIVSWSESGKSFVVWDDSGFLKAGFMKEILEHVGFRKVEESDQKWEYACDYFVRGQPGLTPPSDICGGPVLTPGYLRKIEIKKRSGTGRKQRRPSLFKRKMYDMVDDPSTDSIVSWSESGKSFIIWKETEFLRDVLPQHVFFLRYEMTSFARWLYVMGYRKVEESSHQWEFAGDYLVRGEPGEPDLPTPPCTPGGIMITP from the coding sequence ATGGATGGTGGCGACAGTAATGGAGATCCCATGACTCTGGGATCTTTTTTCAGATCTCAATTGTATGAGATGGTGGATGATCCTTCAACTGATTCAATAGTTTCGTGGAGCGAGAGCGGCAAGAGTTTCGTCGTTTGGGATGACTCAGGGTTCCTCAAAGCTGGTTTTATGAAAGAGATCCTTGAACACGTGGGCTTCAGGAAAGTTGAAGAGTCTGATCAGAAATGGGAATATGCATGCGATTATTTCGTGAGAGGTCAGCCTGGGCTTACACCGCCTTCTGATATTTGTGGTGGCCCTGTTTTAACGCCTGGATATCTCAGAAAGATTGAGATTAAGAAACGCAGTGGAACTGGAAGAAAGCAACGACGGCCTTCtcttttcaaaagaaaaatgtatgatATGGTCGATGATCCTTCAACTGATTCAATTGTCTCGTGGAGTGAGAGCGGCAAGAGTTTCATCATTTGGAAAGAAACTGAGTTCCTGAGAGATGTTCTTCCGCAACATGTGTTCTTCTTGCGATACGAGATGACATCCTTTGCCCGCTGGCTCTATGTCATGGGCTATAGGAAAGTTGAAGAATCATCTCACCAATGGGAGTTTGCTGGCGATTATCTTGTCAGAGGCGAACCTGGCGAGCCTGATTTGCCCACACCTCCATGCACTCCTGGGGGGATTATGATTACCCCATAA
- the LOC104701525 gene encoding uncharacterized protein LOC104701525, with protein MSQILCRISKFSTSRNRILCFRRSEFSTAATTPYLLLGSDLVGKSPCGGKVVNFNLYDPRKQEQVKIENKILPKEVYKSHRIGSSRGWLALVNKKDSTVRLANILNPSKKIISLPPITRDKYEYVVNVSVSSDCVVAVKFYGSRVSICGPGDSAWTRIDVPCPSFLSSTVMYSERDRRLYLNNCNPDYTGPTEFTPKSSGLNTPVCGYKRFIFSNFLEEMPELENEMRLSRFKIQQQLVESSSGQSFIVLWFVERFTDKGEVAPWGDTRYNNSKDLRRKTQKIMVFRQDEEQGTGPYTDDIGDLCIFLGENESFCLSAKDFPGLSPNSVYFAGLGSGFGICDLASGTIRYLSDSDSSPPPGSMFWLPPTISQ; from the exons ATGTCTCAGATCTTGTGCCGAATCTCGAAGTTTTCAACATCTCGGAACCGGATCCTCTGTTTCCGACGATCGGAATTCTCGACGGCGGCGACGACACCGTATCTCCTCCTCGGAAGCGATCTTGTGGGAAAATCTCCTTGTGGTGGAAAAGTCGTCAACTTCAACCTCTACGATCCGAGGAAGCAAGAGCAAGTGAAGATCGAAAACAAGATTCTACCAAAGGAGGTCTACAAATCTCACAGGATAGGATCATCAAGAGGATGGTTAGCTTTGGTGAACAAGAAAGATTCAACGGTGCGTCTCGCTAACATCTTAAACCCCTCCAAGAAGATCATATCTCTGCCTCCAATAACCAGAGACAAATATGAATATGTTGTTAATGTCTCTGTCTCATCAGACTGTGTGGTCGCCGTCAAGTTTTACGGGTCAAGAGTCAGTATTTGTGGTCCTGGTGACTCGGCGTGGACTCGCATCGACGTGCCTTGtccatcttttctctcttctactGTCATGTACTCGGAGAGAGACCGGAGACTTTACTTGAACAATTGTAACCCTGACTACACCGGTCCAACCGAATTCACACCTAAATCATCCGGTTTAAACACTCCGGTTTGTGGCTACAAGAGGTTCATCTTCTCTAACTTTCTTGAAGAAATGCCAGAGTTGGAGAACGAAATGCGTCTTTCTCGTTTCAAGATTCAACAGCAACTCGTCGAGTCATCTTCCGGCCAATCCTTCATCGTTCTTTG GTTCGTGGAGAGATTTACGGACAAAGGAGAAGTTGCGCCATGGGGAGACACACGTTACAACAACAGCAAAGACCTTCGCAGGAAGACCCAAAAGATCATGGTGTTTAGGCAAGACGAAGAGCAAGGGACTGGTCCTTACACCGATGACATTGGTGATCTTTGCATTTTCTTGGGCGAGAATGAATCCTTCTGTCTCTCTGCTAAGGACTTCCCTGGTCTTAGCCCTAACTCGGTTTACTTTGCCGGCCTTGGTTCTGGTTTTGGCATATGTGATCTCGCCTCTGGCACTATCCGCTATCTCTCCGACTCCGACTCTTCTCCACCACCCGGTAGCATGTTTTGGCTTCCTCCCACAATATCCCAATAG